The following proteins are encoded in a genomic region of Amblyraja radiata isolate CabotCenter1 chromosome 19, sAmbRad1.1.pri, whole genome shotgun sequence:
- the igf1 gene encoding insulin-like growth factor I, which produces MSRNATTGIRGKAARMVLHSWPSVLYLMLCALAVSGARASPETLCGAELVDALQFVCGERGFYFNKPTGYRSNVRRPHRGIVDECCFQSCDLKLLEMYCAKPQRPDSSLRIQRHTEKGQRENIWRNPSRANASAVNRNYRI; this is translated from the exons ATGAGCAGGAACGCGACTACAGGGATCCGAGGAAAG GCCGCTAGGATGGTGCTGCACTCCTGGCCCTCTGTGCTCTACCTGATGCTGTGTGCACTGGCCGTGAGCGGGGCGAGAGCCAGCCCAGAGACCCTGTGCGGGGCCGAGCTCGTGGATGCTCTGCAGTTCGTCTGTGGCGAACGAGGATTCTACTTCA ACAAACCCACGGGCTACAGGTCGAATGTGCGGAGGCCACACCGAGGGATCGTGGACGAGTGCTGCTTCCAGAGCTGTGACCTCAAGCTGCTGGAGATGTACTGTGCAAAGCCCCAACGACCAGACAGTTCCCTCCGCATCCAGAGGCACACAGAGAAAGGACAGAGG GAGAACATTTGGAGGAACCCCAGCCGAGCGAATGCCAGTGCCGTCAACAGGAATTATCGAATCTGA